The following proteins come from a genomic window of Pichia kudriavzevii chromosome 1, complete sequence:
- a CDS encoding uncharacterized protein (PKUD0A07030; similar to Saccharomyces cerevisiae YIR010W (DSN1); ancestral locus Anc_7.175): MDKGGHKRARVVKRPRRDGGLDITKIAKTLKMPEHDPETDMIEEPQLKLQSKLQPKQQSKLQPKQQPKQQPKQQPKQQPKSQSNRQAKPRPKPRPKQEPKPKTKTKAKSKNPPKQKAVSKTQTNGVDLSPEPRNISLFDVLDMSEDPLVNDPEEVFVLESPKKKRKTKGSEERVNLTEKITQEIPQGLRFDKAKKVQIVNRDERNNEENREQIERSVRRERIEPKSPSIIRRQSSSISPESTIPLNDTIGRPFQDILPPVLSRRSSLASRGRRLSNLGNGFQGEPHESIPINELHKHMDISLPEPIRLKQLIVWISKRMMKEEKWAKQKTLIDNFIKKIIDGKVDIDWWVDDDDGGGGGGDCEKNEEEGGSLGKEAEDVSAVLKVDIPNVDWEEPINKTIETPNTPVLPELTAVWRRLRKFERCISRIHKIHEMVRRVSEHKEDVIVQELENESRIDISKIFGVL; this comes from the coding sequence ATGGACAAAGGGGGGCATAAGAGGGCACGTGTTGTGAAGCGACCACGGAGAGATGGTGGGTTGGATATTACGAAGATTGCAAAGACATTAAAGATGCCTGAACATGACCCAGAAACTGACATGATTGAGGAACCTCAACTGAAACTGCAGTCTAAACTTCAGCCTAAACAACAGTCTAAACTTCAGCCTAAACAACAGCCTAAACAACAGCCTAAACAACAGCCTAAACAACAGCCTAAATCCCAATCTAATCGACAAGCTAAACCACGGCCGAAACCCCGGCCTAAGCAAGAGCCTAAACCAAAAACTAAAACGAAAGCAAAATCCAAAAACCCACCCAAACAAAAGGCGGTTAGTAAAACGCAGACAAACGGTGTGGATCTGAGTCCTGAACCTAGAAATATATCACTATTTGACGTCTTAGATATGTCTGAAGATCCACTCGTTAATGACCCAGAGGAAGTGTTTGTGCTTGAATCaccgaagaagaaaagaaaaacaaagggAAGTGAAGAGAGGGTCAATTTGACCGAAAAAATCACACAAGAGATACCTCAGGGTTTGAGATTTGATAAAGCAAAGAAAGTCCAGATTGTGAACAGAGACGAGAGAAACAACGAAGAAAATAGGGAACAGATCGAGAGAAGCGTACGAAGAGAAAGAATAGAGCCTAAAAGCCCAAGCATCATACGGAGACAATCAAGCAGTATTAGTCCCGAAAGTACCATACCACTTAATGATACAATTGGACGACCATTCCAAGATATTCTACCGCCTGTTTTGTCAAGACGTTCGTCATTGGCTAGTAGAGGACGAAGGTTATCCAATCTGGGAAACGGGTTTCAAGGAGAACCTCATGAGTCTATTCCTATAAATGAACTACACAAGCATATGGATATTTCATTGCCAGAACCAATTAGACTGAAACAATTGATTGTCTGGATATCCAAGAGAATGATGAAGGAGGAGAAATGGGCTAAACAAAAGACTCTGattgataatttcatcaagaaaatcatAGATGGAaaagttgatattgacTGGTgggttgatgatgatgatggtggtggtggtggtggtgaCTGTGAAAAGaacgaagaagaaggtggAAGTCTGGGTAAAGAGGCAGAGGATGTTTCTGCGGTCTTGAAAGTTGATATACCGAATGTAGACTGGGAAGAGCcaatcaacaaaaccaTTGAAACACCCAACACGCCTGTACTGCCTGAACTGACGGCGGTGTGGAGGCGATTACGAAAATTTGAGAGATGTATTTCCAGGATCCACAAGATACACGAAATGGTACGTAGAGTTAGCGAGCATAAGGAAGATGTGATTGTACAAGAGCTAGAAAATGAGAGTCGAATAGATATAAGCAAGATATTTGGGGTATTATAG
- a CDS encoding uncharacterized protein (PKUD0A07040; similar to Saccharomyces cerevisiae YBR254C (TRS20); ancestral locus Anc_7.176), giving the protein MSYYFAIVDAASHPVYELSSQDSSFAMAAMASLDILESVQFKENKSFFPNIDTYNSNSIHIYLTLANTKFILISDSIPTDNIRLFCMEINELYIKKSLSPFHEYNTPIRSKAFHQRVKHIASKYLL; this is encoded by the coding sequence ATGAGCTACTACTTTGCAATAGTCGATGCAGCAAGTCACCCTGTTTACGAGCTTTCATCACAAGACTCAAGCTTTGCAATGGCTGCAATGGCTTCTCTCGATATACTGGAGAGCGTccaattcaaagaaaacaagtcCTTCTTCCCCAATATAGACACTTACAATTCAAATAGTATACACATTTACCTTACTTTGGCAAATACAAAATTTATACTCATATCGGATTCAATACCCACCGATAATATCAGACTTTTCTGCATGGAAATAAATGAATTGTACATTAAAAAATCGTTATCACCATTCCACGAATACAACACCCCAATACGATCCAAGGCATTTCATCAACGCGTGAAGCATATAGCCTCTAAATACTTGCTATAA